CGAGGGCTCCTCGCTGCCGGCCTCCCTTATGAACCTCGAACTCAACGGATTGTTGAGTCTAGAGACATTGGATTGTAAAGGGCTTGCCACCCTCACTTCCCTCCAACAATTAACTATTGCAGATTGTCCCAAGCTGGAGAATCTGCATGGAGAAAAGGCTACCTGCATGCTTATCACAACTCTAATCTACTATTCCTCTTCCATGGAAAAACTGTACCGGAAGAAGGACCCAATCATTTTGGGCTGAAGTGTCTTACATCCCTGAAATTCAAATAATCTATCAAGGATTATCAAAGAGGTAATTCTTCTGCACTCTCCAAAGGCAATAATTTAACAACTAGATTGGGAAAAGTGAATCATTAACTTGTACCTTCTTCATCAAAGTTTTCAGTTTCATTTAACTTATATAGTTGATGGAAAGCATATGGAATAGCAGATTCAGGGTATAAGTTTTTCTGCAGTAAAAATTGTGTATTACTTACACAAAAAATGACTTGCAATGAAAGCAACTAACATCCTTTTCCCTGTTGCATGCAGTTCATGAAAGTTTATATGTCCATGCCAATCAGCTGCTATTCAAGAACAATGATTTCTTGGGTAGTATTATTTTGAGGCAAAGATTATCCAAGGGAGGGATTTCATTGCAGGATATAAATATAAAGTTCAAAGGCTCCTTATGACCAAATAAGTTTGTGCAAGTGTTTatcgctatatatatatatatatagtataagaAGAATTTTAAATGTATTTACAACACTGgtgttttagtaattttaattattaattttaattataaaaaataatatatattaattgaaattaattattaaaattattaaaatattggtgttttaaatatttttaaaatttttttaatatactaTTAGAAAATTTTAAGTGTTTTACAAATAttagtattttagtcattttaattttaacctcaattatgtatatatttttataacaaaGATTAATGgttaaaattacttaaatatgGATAAAGATCATGTGAAGCGAAGCATGTTTTTGTTTGCTCCTGTTTCAGAATTTACTACAAGAGCTAATTAATTTGACAAGAGAGAATTTTAGTACTCATtcttctccaccaattcaatggggttagttccttattttatcatatggtagcaaaagaaaaatagtcgtaaaaaattatacaaaagaaaGTGAATATAAATAACAATTCTTTTGAGAAACGGTGTGGCGTGGGCATGAGGGGGTTTGTATGTGGTGTCCACGTGGAGTTCAATAGGTAGGTGCTTCATTTCTCAGTTCTCCATTTGCACAGTTTCCACcacaactttttttttctctcatcatatcttttaatttgataaaacaaaaattaatttattataaattaaaattttattaaaaatttattattaattaaaaaattattataaaaaaatttaaattctatatatttacttaaatagaataataaattaattattaaattagtctaAGATAATTAAGATAACTCTTTTTTATATTAAGAAGATATTAGATTAGATTggattagattagattagatatcatttaaaaactaaaaaatgttTAGAGGATATACTACTATTAATCTAACGTAAATTTAATTAtccaattatattaaattaataatattaatatggaCAAATAACCAGTTTTGCAGGTAATCTGGTAGAAGGAACATTGAAAAGTCAATCCTTCAATCTAatattatagataaataaaagaatagaccaagtatattttattattattatataaatgttTCTAGTTTCTAGATATGAAGGAAGAGACCATCtagaagaataagaataagccatCACACTTGTTCCTGCTTTCTGTTCTGCTACACTGTACACTCTTTATCAGGAATCACCACACAAGTCAAGCACGTGACTGTCACGCGTGAGATTCGATATACTATGACACATGATATTAAGGAAAAATagctggaaaaataaaaatagctaaatattaaataaataaataaattatttcttttctttaaaaattaatcttatctttttccccATGAAaaccattaaaaatatttgaatccAATGGTATTACAGAAAATTTTcataaatcttattttatttctatgatagaaagatatttaGTAAGAAGTTAATTATCTGAAAATTGCTGCTAAATTTTTAACTGCCTGATTCAGTAGTTAGAATTTCACATTTCATATTCCTTACACTATAAGCATAGAGTAAAaaactttcatatatatataaaaaaaagagaataaagtaaaattattcttcttttctcttttgtccCAAACAAAATGGAATGGTAGGTtagaaaattcaatttaaaaaaaaaaaaaaaaacacgcatggatttttgtttgaaggttgaAAACCTCGTTAAGTTTGAAAACGAAGCATCCGTGAGCTCATCAAGGCAACAAGGCTTTTTCTTGATTCTCTATTTTGTTGCGTTTTGAACGTTGAAACTTTCCTTCCTTTTCCTCTCTCTGCTCAGCTACCTCGTCCTCCGTCCACGGTGGTCGGCGACTTGCTCCGACCAACCTCTCTCTGAGGAGGTTAGCTCCGGAACTTCTTACAAACACGTGGTGTgcttctttttctgtttttggtaagtTTTAATAAAGTGATGAACTTCGTTTGTTTCGTCAAgtgattttgatttttcaaaattttaatccgtttaaaatagaaaaagaggtTAATTCGTGTGATCATAAGGGATTGGCTTTAACTTATTGGGTCTAGAAAACAAAACCcctttttcctctctctctctctctctttctctagtTTTGGAAGTTTTGTGTAAAGGCTTGTAACTTTGCGGTTTTTGGAATATGAAGCAGCGAGTGATCATGGTTTTCAAGTGATGGTTGATTAGGAAGAAGATAGTGTAGAGAGGTAAATGTGCCCCCTTTTTTCTGATGAATGATTCTAGAATTGTTGGAAGTTAGGATAAAGATTGATTTTTTGGATTTTCAGCTGAAAGGGGGGAGCGGGTGAAATGGGGCACTTAgggttttttttcaaattttttttaaggggTACCTAGGTTTTAATTGAGGTACTTGAACTCTATATTAGTTGTATGCGGTGATTTTTTGTTACTTGTGAGAACCATGATCAGTTCATAGAAAAGGGGTTGAAAAAACTTCTAAGGGCTATTTGCAGGAGTAGAAAATAGAAACCCAGTGAATTAGTTTGAGAGTTTTCTTGTGCTAAGGGTTGAGTTCAAAGTTTAGAACTGCTTTTCAActtacattttaaaaaaaaaaaaaaagattatctGTCATCTATTTTTTACCATTTAATGTGTCTCTTAGTTGCCTTTAATTATCTGACTAGTTAATTCGTGGTCTCTAAGCCTTGAAGATGAATTATTATCTACTCTTGGTCAATTTGGTATGTATGTAGGATCATATatacaatttaaattttgaataactGTCTCAGCTTGATGCTTGTGTTCTGCAGTTGTTTTGTTTCATAGCCTTCTGACATCTCAATGATGACCCAAGAACCATCAGAGGAATTGGAGAAACATGCAACCTCAGGGCATCGTGCAAGAGGCAATAGTGAATACGTTAGACTAGCCATATCTGATGAGCCTAGGGCCGGTGAAGTTGAAATCTCACAGCCTCAAGCAGAACCAGGAATTAATGCTTTCTGGTGGTGGATGAAAGTCTTTCTATGGTGCATTATCATTGTTGTACTTTCTCTTGTTTTACTGAAATGGGGTGttccttttatttttgaaaaggtatTTCCTCTTACATTGCACTAAATTATTCTAGTAGTTCAGCATTTAGACTAGAGCTGTATTGTTTATGTAGCTTCACTTAGGATGCAGGGTTTGCAATATAGTATTACAATGTTGTTTGGTTGTCATGGATTTATTTGATATCTTTAAACTGAATTTTATTTTGCAAACAATTTAGAAGTTCGGATTTTCCCTTGGCATCGGAATTTTATGTATTTGGTTGATGCTGAATAGTTTAAGGAACTATTAGTTCTGTGCTCTCTTTTACTTTCTGTAAATTATGTGGGACTGGTGTGCAGAATATTATGCTGTTATCCAATCTGATGGAGAAATTTTAGGGAACTGAATTCATATGTGATCGCAGAAATACCCTGATTTTCAGAATGATCACTCCATCAGTAGGACTTGGTAGTTAATTTGTTCTTTGACGTATTAAATTCAAAAAGAGGGATGCAAGGGATTCTTTagtcttttcttgcaagttagaAGTAAATTTTGCTCAGCACTTTCCAAGTATTATATTCATTTTCCCCCCACTCTGCCAAGTTTTGTGACATTTTAAGTGTTTATAGTAAACTAATAATAAACTTGAAGATCTTGGGAAACTAAGTTGTTATTAATATATTGCTATTGCCTATGAACCGGCTTAGATTCTAATATTTAATTCTCATGTAGTTGCAAACATTCCATGTGTATTATTGGAATATTTTGATTTATTCATATTTGGAAACTTTCATACTTTTGCTGCAGGTTCTTTACCCAATGATGGAATGGGAAGCTACTGCATTTGGCCGCCCAGTTCTTGCCCTTGTACTTGTTGCTTCTTTAGCTTTATTCCCAGTGTTCTTAATTCCTTCCGGCCCTTCCATGTGGTTGGCCGGCATGATTTTCGGTTATGGCATTGGCTTCGTTATAATAATGGTTGGAACAACCATTGGAATGATCCTCCCTTACCTAATTGGGCTACTCTTCCGCGAACGCATTCATGTAAAGTCATTTTGTTTCACATTTAATCACAAGTCCTCTCAGAAGTTAGTgttgcttttttttattatttaaaaaaaataccaacTTTACTTATTATCTTGCTATGCTGTGCAGCAATGGTTAAAGAAGTGGCCCACGAATGCCGAAATGATTAGGCTTGCTGGTGAAGGAAATTGGTTCCATCAATTTCAAGTGGTTGCTTTATTTAGAGTTTCTCCATTTCCCTATACTATATTCAATTATGCTATAGTAGTGACAAATATGAGGTTTTGGCCCTACCTATGTGGATCAATAGCAGGAATGGTGCCAGAAGCTTTCATCTACATCTACAGGTTCGTTCTTTTCTACATTCTACCTGCTCTTCAGTGACTTAATACTAGGAATatgaacaacaataacaacaaagttATCCCATTAGGTTGGGTTAACTATATTGGTCAAACAGTGGCATAATACCCTTTCATAGTTCATATGTGTTTCCTTCATTTCTACTTAAAATTTCTTCTAATCATAAAATGAAGACAAAATGCTCCTTTGGGTCCTTGACACAATTTTCCGGAGGCAAATTAGTTCCGCATTGTATCTTCGATTTTTGGGGTTTGGGGGGGGGACGGGGTGGaaattttcatggatgactttggATTTACAGATGGAACTTatcacaaaaaaagaaaaaaagaattcaCCCCATTTTTAGCTCACGCTGAACATACTCGGGATTTGAGAATTCCTGTTTtgtcctcatcattaaaaatagaGGATACATAGACTAATGTATCCCCTTTTTCGGCCAGAAGCCAAAAAAGATATTTAGTCTAAATGAAAAGTCAGTGGACATAAAGgtacattatttttaataaaacattAAAAGGGAGATTAAACATAAAGGTACATTATTGTTAATAAAACATTAAAAGGGAGATTAAACATATGGTAGAAGAGCACTTATTCTTTTCACCATTCTAAAAATGCTTGTTGCTTTAGTAAGACAAATAAATTATTGATCCTGAATCCTGATAATGATATGATTAATGAGTTGTTTCATGTATTAGTCTTTATTAATGCTTTAATATATTTAcatctttgtttctttttcttatcactaATGTTGGCCCAATTTTGAGCAGTGGTAGATTAATAAGGACCTTAGCAGATGCACAGTATGGGAGGCATCACTTGACCACTGTGGAAATAGTGTATAACATTATTTCATTCATCGTTGCAATTGTTACCACGGTTGCATTTACTGTTTATGCAAAAAGGACTTTGAATAAACTCAAGATGGCTGAGGCCAATGAGGAATCTGCCTCTGTTTCTGGCATTGCTGATTTTGAGATGCAGAAAGCTTCCCATTCATAAGCAtgtcatgtattttttttaaatcatgatGCTGATAGTGAGCGTGTATATTTATGTATCTAAAGTTTGGTTTAGGAATGCATATTTTATAGTATCATTttgtctccccccccccccccctctcttcctttttctttttttttctccctttCCCCTCTATGGTCCTTGGCTCTATTCTGTAAGGCTATAAAAAATTACCAGTTCGTTAGAAGGCCATAGATTTGATGCACACATAAGGAGATAAAATGCATAACTTGACCATTGGTAAAGAAATCAACCACAGTTATCACACTTACACATTTCATTGCTTTTATGGTTACATCTTGTGAATTTTTGTTAGTTGACGAGTTTGAACTCTTGAGCAATTATGACGTGTATGCTTGTGTCCTAGGAGAGTATGAAGTCAAAATTAGTCTCTGAAagattatttgttatttaaattggtgttcgaaatttttttttaatcaaattcgtcttttaaagattttaaatttattatattagtcATTCTGTCACTTTTATTGCTAACAGCGTCAATATTTGCTAATGTAAAATGTTAAGTGGCATTAAAACACATACTTAGTAGTCTTGATTGGTAGTCaacatgataaatttataaaattagatcaaatcaattcTAAATTCAGATATTTCAATGTTTCAAGTTTTCTCTTCAGTTaggtttttatttgatttaatttcaaaaattttatcatgTCAATAATCAATTAAGATTTTTAGATGTGTATTGTGATATCACTTTAATGTGTTACATTAGCAAACTTTGACGTCGTTAACAAAGCAAGTGATGAAAGAACTAACTTACGCgattaacttaaaatttttgaacggcgaaatagattaaaaaaaattaagggatcaatttaaagaacgagtgatTTTTCAAAACGAATTTAACCATTTACTCGTCGTAGTATTATGATTGcttaaatttgatttatttttacaaACACTTCACTTTACCATTTAAAGAGAAAACATCTAAATAGTTACTGAATAGTTTTCATTGCTCTAACAATCGAAGTTCAATTAAAGGGAAAACATCTAAATTCACATGATTGTCCAATTAATGAGTAGTTAATAATTTAAAACCCAACTACTGCAATTGATTGGCGTGTAACGCATGAATTGGATGCCCTACCTTCCCACTTTTTTGGGTTACATCTACTGTGTGGTTGCATTTACGTATTTTGTGCTAAAGTAGCTTTAATGGAAACCTTTTTGAGGTGGCTTTAAAAGATGAAGTAACTATAATTCCTAAAatcaaagaaggaaaaaaaaaagatctaAGGACTTCTCCACTAATTAAATCAACAGAAGTCTCTTCATTGTTTGGCTCATCAAGGTTtgtttattcatataattaatttGTCATCAAATTTACTTAAATAACTATTAATGATATGGTATGATGGACTGACTGATggtcatttttgtattttttgaaaaaataatgaattattttaagaaaagaaacggTTCTAATGTTACTAGGGTCTAGGATTACACAACTAATATGTCTA
The sequence above is drawn from the Arachis hypogaea cultivar Tifrunner chromosome 4, arahy.Tifrunner.gnm2.J5K5, whole genome shotgun sequence genome and encodes:
- the LOC112796103 gene encoding uncharacterized protein, which translates into the protein MMTQEPSEELEKHATSGHRARGNSEYVRLAISDEPRAGEVEISQPQAEPGINAFWWWMKVFLWCIIIVVLSLVLLKWGVPFIFEKVLYPMMEWEATAFGRPVLALVLVASLALFPVFLIPSGPSMWLAGMIFGYGIGFVIIMVGTTIGMILPYLIGLLFRERIHQWLKKWPTNAEMIRLAGEGNWFHQFQVVALFRVSPFPYTIFNYAIVVTNMRFWPYLCGSIAGMVPEAFIYIYSGRLIRTLADAQYGRHHLTTVEIVYNIISFIVAIVTTVAFTVYAKRTLNKLKMAEANEESASVSGIADFEMQKASHS